In Candidatus Hydrogenedentota bacterium, the following are encoded in one genomic region:
- a CDS encoding transglycosylase SLT domain-containing protein, with product MPRIFIICSLMVSLSAMARADSYPGGAPYVAARDAERGARYADAIAGFEQCAKADPELAEYARVRAAVCRARGGDAAGAIERLRAIADGPAEHAVSLFARAELAYLLYEQGGSAEAVRLLEPIVNTPISPKWLDPYERVYGDSLIASTNPESRTQGFALFARMLGEARTRSQRLEAANRLANSPAPRQRLDAADVFVNAGEWASGIKTLDALEAALGAGRAAHATEIDYLRARLKLAMAPDKDAGRTALLSVAKSHSDSASGRLALMYAARSYFTAGREPEPKPKKEPAEAVARRQSYRETATTLFDLMAGQLPNTKETGDALWWLARQHLDRDDEPAEIDAALAALQRLVAVCPNHERASDALYRVATILREKGDAQAAFAPLTRIIEQHPDSAYASAAAYGSAVILLAQEDRARAVSHFERAVALGGIGNFYAHRANQCLAEMDQARAGASTAIAAPGIGNYLRPIAVEGMQDAAQQLSDKWIERMRFFASHGYEEAEWEVLAHAPAVLESKRAGAYLAAISDAGLAATVDHIIERTKWGLKDDRPTAEALPALYPRAYWTAVQSTARETGSDPLLLLAIARQESLFQARVESHAGATGVMQLMPSTAAWIAKTETAIGPGHLENLDKPASSLRVGGYYYRYILGKNGGNTVYAIASYNAGPGNVSKWRAQFDAGHLDEFIEAIPFDETRDFVKKVLGNYAAYHSIYPARNRVAQGGYVEMAAGLAE from the coding sequence ATGCCGCGAATCTTCATCATCTGTTCCCTGATGGTTTCGCTGAGCGCAATGGCGCGGGCGGATTCGTATCCCGGCGGCGCGCCGTACGTTGCCGCGCGCGACGCCGAACGTGGGGCACGGTACGCGGACGCGATTGCCGGGTTCGAGCAATGCGCGAAGGCCGATCCCGAGTTGGCGGAGTACGCGCGAGTCCGGGCGGCCGTGTGCCGCGCGCGTGGGGGCGACGCCGCGGGCGCCATCGAGCGTTTGCGTGCGATAGCGGACGGGCCCGCCGAGCATGCCGTTTCGCTTTTCGCGCGCGCGGAATTGGCCTACTTGTTATACGAGCAGGGCGGGAGCGCCGAGGCCGTTCGACTGCTTGAACCGATCGTCAACACGCCGATCAGCCCCAAATGGTTGGACCCATACGAGCGCGTGTATGGCGACAGTCTTATCGCATCGACCAATCCCGAAAGCCGAACGCAGGGGTTCGCGCTGTTCGCGCGGATGCTGGGCGAGGCGCGGACGCGATCGCAGCGGCTTGAAGCGGCGAACCGGCTCGCAAACTCGCCGGCCCCGCGCCAGCGGTTGGACGCGGCCGACGTATTCGTCAACGCGGGCGAATGGGCGAGCGGAATCAAGACGCTCGATGCGCTCGAGGCGGCGTTGGGTGCGGGACGCGCGGCGCACGCCACCGAGATCGACTATTTGCGCGCGCGACTCAAACTCGCCATGGCGCCCGACAAAGACGCCGGAAGGACGGCGTTGCTGTCCGTCGCCAAATCGCACTCGGACTCGGCATCCGGCCGGCTCGCGCTGATGTATGCCGCGCGCAGCTATTTCACGGCGGGCCGGGAACCGGAACCCAAGCCAAAGAAGGAACCGGCCGAAGCCGTGGCGCGGCGGCAGTCGTACCGCGAGACGGCCACGACGCTGTTTGACTTGATGGCGGGCCAGTTGCCGAACACGAAGGAAACGGGTGACGCCTTGTGGTGGTTGGCGCGCCAGCACCTCGACCGGGACGACGAGCCGGCGGAGATTGACGCCGCGCTTGCAGCGTTGCAGCGGCTTGTCGCCGTTTGCCCGAACCACGAGCGGGCCAGCGACGCGCTGTATCGCGTGGCGACAATCTTGCGCGAGAAGGGCGACGCGCAGGCCGCATTCGCGCCGTTGACACGGATTATCGAACAGCATCCCGACAGTGCCTATGCGTCTGCGGCGGCATACGGCAGTGCGGTGATCCTGCTGGCGCAGGAAGACCGGGCGCGTGCGGTATCGCATTTCGAGCGGGCCGTGGCGCTCGGTGGCATCGGCAATTTCTACGCGCACCGCGCGAACCAGTGTCTTGCCGAGATGGACCAGGCCCGTGCCGGGGCGTCCACGGCGATTGCCGCGCCGGGTATCGGGAACTATCTGCGGCCCATCGCAGTCGAGGGCATGCAAGACGCCGCGCAGCAGTTGTCCGACAAATGGATTGAGCGTATGCGGTTCTTCGCGTCGCACGGGTACGAGGAGGCGGAGTGGGAGGTGCTGGCGCACGCGCCCGCCGTACTCGAATCGAAACGCGCGGGCGCGTACCTCGCGGCGATCTCGGATGCCGGCCTCGCCGCAACGGTCGACCACATCATCGAACGTACGAAGTGGGGGTTGAAAGACGACCGACCGACGGCCGAGGCGCTGCCGGCGTTGTATCCGCGCGCCTACTGGACCGCGGTCCAATCGACGGCGCGCGAGACCGGTTCCGACCCATTGCTGTTGCTGGCTATCGCTCGGCAGGAGAGCCTGTTCCAGGCGCGGGTCGAATCGCACGCGGGCGCGACGGGGGTCATGCAACTCATGCCGAGCACCGCGGCGTGGATAGCGAAAACCGAGACGGCCATCGGCCCGGGGCACTTGGAAAACCTGGACAAGCCGGCCAGTTCGCTGCGCGTTGGGGGCTATTACTACCGGTACATTCTTGGAAAAAATGGCGGAAACACCGTCTACGCCATCGCGTCGTACAACGCCGGCCCGGGGAATGTCTCGAAATGGCGGGCACAGTTCGACGCCGGCCATCTGGACGAGTTCATCGAGGCGATACCGTTCGACGAAACGCGGGACTTTGTCAAGAAAGTCTTGGGCAACTACGCGGCCTACCATTCGATTTATCCGGCGCGAAATCGGGTTGCGCAAGGGGGATACGTTGAAATGGCGGCAGGGCTTGCGGAGTAG
- a CDS encoding YfhO family protein, whose product MPGAELRGAAFVKWTRSSDNIELAIAPTYRYGALPLFAIAVLFIILAPAFWNETQARAGAVTEAYENADLYHYFYPTYHYAFGRLRDGSFPLWNPRQLCGTPLLADARVGVLQPLNLPFLFLPTEQAMAVHAFTCLLLMGLFFTLLARAVGVGYLAAMLGGMVYAFSGFSAAAMSRPPLAAALVWTPLLLWAVREYAHRFDTAAAVIAGMTGALLILTGSYAIALVVGAMAALYTVQSLVVVERGSAEFAKRARGLFVILGVAAGVSAAQWVPTLAHALRLDDSPAWIWGPHTPAQMPASLGEFFAHIILSTPEGQPRAAYVGIVPLVFVPVSIFHRHRRRDVVLYALLAAGGILAAAFFAWRPPLQFPVLALLLPFVIGVALLASIGADRVLIAKTSFRSQTIWLPVLVVLLACAAMFVAFGADVRRYLVPIVPVVLVFALFRARVLLPACYTLLCATLLIDAINAGRTIYTHPRQDAPACYQTYALALSSARDQSLGGRIVPSARNLDRGLTANVGMLASVNAVGGSGIPFTRDQADWWARLTGEEPRRDRSPDSALTPRSPGSRLLRYMAARLVVAAPQGPMYEGSWEDGGSNVREVTPVGGVRMFVLDDALPRAYWVPRARVEVGMPSTIDTLMSPEFDPAQSCVVDAQSKGIEKLANQSGAVEGTQSASPPSATCSIEDVSPERVVVRVDAPRAGVTVLCDSYDPGWGASIDGVRTPILKVNGIFRGVATPEGAHEIVFTYRPWSVYIGYCMSGLVLLAALLPSVRTLARPA is encoded by the coding sequence ATGCCGGGCGCGGAATTGCGGGGCGCCGCGTTCGTGAAGTGGACCCGATCGTCCGACAATATTGAGTTGGCGATCGCGCCGACGTATCGGTACGGCGCATTGCCGCTGTTCGCGATTGCGGTGCTGTTTATCATACTGGCGCCGGCGTTTTGGAACGAGACGCAGGCGCGGGCGGGAGCGGTCACCGAGGCGTATGAGAACGCCGACCTGTACCACTACTTCTACCCAACGTACCATTATGCGTTCGGCCGGTTGCGGGACGGTTCCTTTCCGCTGTGGAACCCGCGCCAACTATGTGGCACGCCGCTCCTCGCGGACGCGCGCGTAGGCGTCCTTCAGCCTCTCAACTTGCCGTTCCTTTTTCTGCCGACCGAACAGGCGATGGCCGTCCACGCGTTCACGTGTCTGTTGCTGATGGGGCTTTTCTTTACGCTGCTGGCGCGTGCCGTCGGCGTGGGTTATCTCGCGGCGATGCTCGGCGGGATGGTCTATGCGTTCTCCGGATTCTCCGCTGCCGCGATGTCGCGTCCACCGCTCGCGGCGGCGCTGGTGTGGACGCCGCTGCTGTTGTGGGCCGTGCGCGAATACGCCCATCGGTTCGATACGGCGGCGGCGGTGATTGCGGGAATGACCGGCGCACTGCTGATACTGACCGGCAGTTACGCGATTGCGCTGGTCGTGGGAGCGATGGCTGCGCTGTACACGGTGCAGTCGCTGGTTGTGGTCGAGCGCGGCAGCGCGGAGTTCGCGAAACGGGCCCGCGGCCTGTTCGTGATACTCGGCGTCGCTGCCGGTGTGTCCGCCGCGCAGTGGGTCCCCACGCTGGCGCATGCACTGCGGCTCGACGATTCGCCCGCGTGGATATGGGGGCCGCACACGCCCGCACAGATGCCCGCCAGTCTCGGAGAGTTCTTCGCGCATATTATCCTGAGCACGCCGGAGGGCCAGCCGCGGGCCGCCTACGTAGGCATAGTTCCGCTCGTGTTTGTGCCTGTGTCGATCTTCCACCGCCACCGGCGTCGCGACGTCGTGTTGTATGCGTTGCTCGCCGCGGGTGGGATACTTGCCGCGGCGTTTTTTGCGTGGCGTCCGCCGCTTCAATTTCCCGTACTCGCGCTGCTGCTGCCTTTCGTCATCGGCGTTGCTCTGCTCGCGTCGATTGGCGCGGACCGTGTTCTGATCGCGAAGACGTCGTTTCGATCGCAAACGATTTGGCTTCCCGTGCTCGTCGTGCTGTTAGCGTGCGCGGCGATGTTCGTTGCGTTTGGCGCGGACGTCCGCCGCTACCTGGTCCCGATCGTGCCGGTCGTACTCGTGTTTGCGCTTTTTCGCGCGCGCGTGCTGCTGCCCGCGTGCTATACGCTATTGTGCGCGACCTTGCTGATTGACGCGATAAACGCGGGCCGGACCATCTACACCCATCCGCGGCAGGATGCACCCGCCTGCTACCAGACCTACGCACTTGCGCTCTCGTCGGCACGCGACCAGTCGCTCGGGGGACGCATTGTCCCCTCCGCTCGTAACCTCGATCGCGGCCTTACCGCCAACGTCGGAATGCTCGCATCCGTCAATGCAGTAGGCGGGTCGGGCATTCCGTTCACGCGCGATCAGGCCGATTGGTGGGCGCGTCTCACCGGGGAGGAACCGCGGCGTGACCGCAGCCCAGACTCTGCGTTAACGCCGCGGTCGCCGGGTTCGCGGTTGTTGCGCTACATGGCCGCGCGGTTGGTCGTGGCCGCGCCACAGGGGCCGATGTATGAAGGAAGCTGGGAGGACGGCGGATCCAACGTTCGCGAGGTGACGCCGGTGGGTGGCGTGCGGATGTTCGTGCTGGACGATGCGCTACCGCGCGCGTATTGGGTGCCTCGCGCACGGGTCGAAGTGGGGATGCCTTCGACGATAGACACATTGATGAGTCCCGAATTCGACCCCGCGCAATCTTGCGTGGTGGACGCACAGTCGAAGGGCATCGAAAAACTCGCGAATCAGTCCGGCGCGGTCGAGGGGACGCAATCGGCCTCTCCGCCGAGCGCTACGTGCAGCATTGAAGACGTCTCGCCGGAACGCGTGGTGGTGCGCGTGGACGCGCCGCGCGCGGGGGTGACCGTGTTGTGCGACAGCTACGATCCGGGATGGGGCGCGTCCATCGACGGCGTGCGGACGCCAATACTGAAGGTGAATGGGATTTTTCGCGGCGTCGCAACGCCCGAAGGCGCCCACGAGATCGTGTTCACGTACCGGCCGTGGAGTGTGTACATCGGTTACTGCATGTCCGGTTTGGTGCTACTCGCAGCACTGCTACCGAGCGTGCGCACTCTCGCAAGGCCGGCATAA
- a CDS encoding DUF1080 domain-containing protein: protein MTMNLLRQLAIGSTISFSIAVCAFAGPEAPYLGRWALTIPGGGAGWLGVTNERGFLEADILWGGGSVVPTESVYVDGDALIVTRHNEVERKDAAGNVIAKQTFTKTIRVIVSGDTAACSITEPNTNGVGTSTSEFSGKRIPDLPAAPDLSKVKYGKPITLFNGKDLNGWKLTNDKQENGWSAKDGILVNNPVNEEGKPHKPWGNLRTEQEFEDFNFKCEVLVGEKGNSGIYLRGIYEVQVEDSYGEELDAHNMGAIYSRIAPTVAAEKPAGQWQTYDITLCERHVTVVLNGKTIIDNQPLLGCTGGALSSDEFKPGPIYLQGDHTGISYRNIVLTPIVK, encoded by the coding sequence ATGACCATGAATCTGCTACGACAATTGGCAATCGGCAGTACTATCTCGTTTTCCATCGCGGTGTGCGCGTTCGCGGGCCCCGAAGCGCCCTATCTCGGGCGCTGGGCCTTGACAATCCCCGGCGGCGGCGCGGGCTGGCTTGGCGTCACCAACGAACGCGGTTTTCTCGAAGCCGATATTCTCTGGGGTGGCGGCAGCGTCGTGCCCACGGAAAGCGTCTACGTTGACGGCGATGCGCTGATCGTCACGCGGCACAACGAGGTCGAGCGCAAGGACGCCGCGGGCAACGTGATCGCGAAACAGACGTTTACGAAGACCATTCGTGTCATCGTCTCGGGCGACACCGCGGCGTGTTCGATCACCGAACCGAACACCAACGGCGTCGGCACGTCCACGAGCGAATTCTCCGGCAAACGGATTCCCGATCTCCCCGCCGCGCCGGACCTATCGAAAGTCAAATACGGTAAGCCGATCACCCTGTTCAATGGCAAAGACCTGAACGGCTGGAAGCTGACCAACGACAAACAGGAAAACGGCTGGAGCGCCAAAGACGGCATCCTTGTAAACAATCCCGTGAACGAGGAAGGCAAACCCCACAAACCGTGGGGCAACCTCCGCACCGAACAGGAATTCGAGGACTTCAATTTCAAGTGCGAAGTGCTCGTCGGCGAAAAAGGCAATAGCGGCATCTACCTGCGCGGCATCTACGAGGTGCAGGTCGAAGACAGCTATGGCGAGGAACTCGACGCGCACAATATGGGCGCCATTTACAGCCGCATCGCGCCGACCGTCGCCGCCGAGAAGCCTGCGGGACAGTGGCAGACCTACGACATCACGCTCTGCGAACGCCACGTGACCGTTGTCTTGAACGGCAAGACAATCATCGACAATCAGCCGTTGCTCGGCTGCACCGGCGGCGCGCTTTCGTCGGACGAATTCAAACCGGGGCCTATCTACCTACAGGGCGATCACACCGGTATTTCCTATCGAAACATCGTGCTCACGCCGATCGTGAAGTAG
- a CDS encoding IPT/TIG domain-containing protein yields MQTEAAAFAVEDLLADGSGLLPLNDWQPLFLFNMNGLQPRNLSNLGFLVKDDPNGGDRAYTVVGGELRESDILEFAIFREGGPVDERGTLNYQDSIVQGRTGAGRPFPGIDCRFDAQGVVLGTGITIDSDPTALVYDLDLEDFAIDNICCDEGQNYIVAVRTSATWRNHISLAYAWICAFMVTPQGDIAINDQGAPLDTYPDDVLDPGTAYSSSFAVWDVTSGPVVNFNNGGDLRYKNAWANPRFMYTPLGEYSRPRFDVGGATFDFVTGEFLELRKLVPLDNWREVIGIDLHGAAQPELPPKFPSPDDVTVDAAVKEVNIILTDIGADPNGPPGNGGFNPTQGLESFTNANAFPLEAHLDDAVGRDFAFNGAWVYFDTNNNGMFDVPVPQGGTGGVTLTDHPMLPEGFNLGENPDDINPGVARWEYVPFPPGGGDPWWKIRLRFSDNGRRRIDQTPTGYLDPVPDNETVVYPSSFVPDYFVVVRPDSGYQDASALPGDGVGLTYGADFRAFIEPRRFNPNSGQEDGGIFVQTQIPFDSLIAEGVYIGNAWQESSLWVQEDDVTPEPFWPERTLNRTNAKPAKTTVEIHDLVINYETNNLFGKLTNTNYGDSNFFDILGLANFGFISGFASWLDPFGLTASQFQDSHSVGVVGWLTFVPGSDEHFFTNFQYPYETVPFFQPDNDLPPFGPRSAFFPTPPAAPELPDYLEWPATLGPDEFPMEANWDLAFREGRYLKQHIDSNSRATAMIGVNIVGADDPIVNQFSPIQLQQLTVAFWGPDFDPRVDLLPLDPGGTSSSSGVLLVEDGVPDTESTQTPTPYFGQNGIFGGNFGVVTELSVDTPVPLTNLAWRNNPELIDLNGDNVADDLNGDGVVDDDDRAWVLRLRPRTPWRLPARDEEGGFFPVDPGTGGGGGGGKSQNASEQVENNASAVRAVPESDITGGDESDTSKADAARVPSPTGTDYFAKIPVQVTEQESLDATLGRTDEKAFGPAGNSGDDLFVVVRTSNLITRFEQFRCLVPSRLPERSVNEQPAGLQLLPQTPISLDVYSKSHPEEGVYPYYGPEPFGFDMVEANVAGDIVDLTGTGQTITPESGAVAVLGLDLSTNRGTDGIAAEGASGSGGAAQFNVPGAGWTGGAFAGLFLIDSSFTQWRIISNTSNRLNLDAPANASGTPTNGAWKIVRDPTFLEQVIVELYDRDNDGEFNFLDDFAPMDIDPEISGLAIYRDNDNNASNENGVFDEGDLPVQLDYAPFQIGQAGEPLTQLMMVFSTPGTDDIPINMTNQTRYRQWIPDTFGTGNDDPNNGPDFFIVIRTSDGITLGDDFGVGIASWGPNTPTEPDPDTFPPPPASRAGEFDVFSEFPWGARAVGLITIFTTNPYYKQFPEEDNSGFEWVRSSINKQTQTRTITTVDEVSQPDDLIITEVSPDTLPEEVVGDGLTLLITGQNFGASPTATLDDIALTIVSSSNTSITAIIPGGSMLDTDGDGNVSLRVENPANGDFDRFNDFTIVPGPGGGTGPTITSIDPDQGTKNDFPVTITGTNFDDPTVTFEGVIMPIQGTPTSTTIVVGFPTGGLPFTGLLDVQVRNSNGLLAVKANGFNYINSPTGGGGGGGFGGGGGLPLGGCFIATAAYGSPFESHLDTFRSFRDEVLLKTAPGTAMVEAYYTLSPAMADTVAEYPALAYVVRIVLTPVAWVLESPVLSAMLLVLTIGGVVASRARKKRAGAVSPSR; encoded by the coding sequence GTGCAAACAGAAGCGGCTGCGTTCGCCGTGGAGGATTTGTTGGCGGACGGAAGCGGGTTACTTCCATTGAACGACTGGCAGCCGCTGTTCCTTTTCAATATGAACGGTTTGCAGCCGCGTAATTTGTCGAATTTGGGATTCTTGGTGAAGGACGACCCCAACGGCGGTGATCGCGCCTACACGGTTGTCGGCGGAGAACTGCGAGAGTCGGACATTCTCGAGTTTGCGATTTTCCGCGAAGGCGGACCAGTTGACGAACGCGGCACACTGAACTACCAGGACTCTATTGTTCAAGGGCGAACTGGAGCGGGGCGACCATTTCCGGGTATTGACTGCCGGTTCGATGCACAGGGCGTTGTATTGGGGACCGGAATCACTATCGACTCGGACCCGACTGCGCTCGTTTACGACCTCGATCTAGAGGATTTTGCGATCGACAACATTTGTTGCGACGAGGGACAGAACTACATTGTCGCGGTGCGCACGTCGGCGACATGGCGCAATCATATTAGCTTGGCATATGCCTGGATCTGCGCCTTTATGGTGACGCCGCAAGGTGACATCGCGATTAACGATCAGGGCGCACCGTTGGATACCTACCCCGACGATGTGTTGGATCCGGGGACAGCTTACAGCTCAAGTTTCGCAGTGTGGGATGTCACCAGCGGACCCGTCGTGAACTTCAATAACGGTGGAGACCTCCGCTACAAGAACGCGTGGGCAAACCCGCGGTTCATGTACACACCCCTGGGCGAGTACAGCCGGCCCCGTTTCGATGTTGGAGGGGCCACATTCGACTTTGTCACGGGAGAGTTTCTCGAGTTACGAAAACTAGTGCCATTAGACAACTGGCGAGAGGTGATTGGAATAGACCTGCATGGAGCGGCCCAACCAGAGTTGCCACCGAAGTTCCCGTCGCCGGACGATGTAACGGTCGATGCCGCGGTAAAAGAAGTTAATATCATCCTCACCGATATTGGAGCGGATCCGAATGGGCCTCCAGGAAATGGCGGCTTCAATCCGACGCAAGGACTTGAATCATTCACGAACGCAAACGCGTTTCCCTTGGAAGCGCACCTTGACGACGCGGTTGGACGAGACTTCGCATTCAACGGAGCATGGGTGTACTTCGATACGAACAATAATGGCATGTTTGACGTGCCTGTGCCGCAGGGTGGTACGGGCGGCGTGACACTCACCGACCATCCAATGCTCCCTGAGGGCTTTAACCTCGGAGAGAACCCCGACGATATTAACCCTGGTGTCGCTCGCTGGGAATACGTTCCCTTCCCGCCAGGCGGCGGTGACCCGTGGTGGAAAATCCGCTTACGGTTCAGCGACAACGGTCGGCGTCGTATCGATCAGACCCCGACTGGTTATCTCGATCCGGTCCCCGACAACGAGACGGTTGTGTATCCTTCAAGCTTCGTACCGGATTATTTTGTTGTCGTTCGGCCGGATTCCGGCTATCAGGATGCTTCGGCGCTTCCGGGCGACGGTGTGGGGCTCACATACGGCGCGGATTTTCGCGCATTTATCGAGCCGCGCCGGTTCAATCCAAACAGCGGCCAGGAAGACGGCGGTATTTTCGTTCAGACGCAAATCCCGTTTGACAGTCTCATTGCGGAAGGGGTGTATATAGGCAATGCATGGCAGGAGAGTTCGCTATGGGTTCAGGAAGATGACGTTACACCGGAACCGTTCTGGCCGGAACGTACGCTCAACAGGACGAATGCAAAGCCGGCAAAGACAACCGTAGAGATTCACGATCTGGTGATCAACTACGAAACGAATAATCTTTTTGGCAAGCTGACCAACACTAACTACGGTGACAGCAACTTTTTTGACATTCTCGGCCTTGCTAACTTCGGGTTCATTTCAGGATTCGCTTCGTGGCTGGATCCATTTGGTCTGACGGCATCTCAATTCCAGGACTCTCATTCTGTCGGCGTAGTCGGCTGGCTTACGTTCGTGCCGGGAAGCGACGAGCACTTCTTTACCAACTTCCAATATCCATATGAGACGGTACCATTCTTCCAACCGGACAACGACCTGCCGCCGTTTGGGCCGCGTTCGGCCTTCTTCCCGACGCCGCCCGCCGCGCCAGAACTCCCGGACTATCTCGAATGGCCTGCGACCTTGGGGCCGGACGAATTCCCCATGGAAGCGAATTGGGACCTTGCATTCCGCGAGGGCCGGTACTTGAAGCAGCATATCGACTCGAACAGCCGCGCCACGGCAATGATCGGTGTCAACATCGTCGGCGCTGACGACCCGATCGTGAACCAGTTTTCGCCGATACAACTGCAGCAGTTGACGGTTGCCTTCTGGGGCCCGGATTTCGATCCGCGCGTCGATCTCTTGCCGCTCGACCCGGGCGGTACGTCCAGTAGTTCGGGTGTGTTGCTTGTTGAAGACGGCGTTCCGGATACGGAGTCAACCCAAACACCGACGCCATATTTTGGCCAGAACGGTATTTTTGGCGGCAACTTCGGCGTCGTGACCGAGTTATCGGTCGATACACCGGTGCCGCTGACAAACCTCGCGTGGCGAAACAATCCGGAACTCATTGACCTCAATGGCGATAATGTCGCCGACGACTTGAACGGCGACGGCGTTGTAGACGATGACGACCGCGCGTGGGTCCTTCGGCTGCGTCCGCGCACACCGTGGCGCTTGCCGGCACGCGATGAAGAAGGCGGGTTCTTCCCCGTCGATCCCGGTACCGGCGGCGGCGGTGGCGGCGGAAAGTCGCAGAACGCCAGCGAACAAGTAGAGAATAACGCGTCCGCAGTCCGTGCAGTTCCCGAGAGCGATATTACGGGAGGCGACGAGTCCGACACGTCCAAGGCAGACGCGGCACGCGTACCCTCGCCAACCGGCACGGACTACTTTGCGAAGATACCGGTGCAGGTAACCGAGCAGGAGTCGCTCGACGCGACCTTGGGCAGGACCGATGAGAAAGCGTTTGGTCCCGCGGGCAACTCCGGTGACGATTTGTTTGTCGTAGTTCGCACGTCGAACTTGATCACGCGGTTTGAGCAGTTCCGCTGCCTGGTGCCGTCGAGGCTTCCGGAGCGCAGCGTGAACGAGCAGCCGGCGGGTTTGCAGTTGTTACCGCAAACACCGATCAGCCTCGATGTGTATAGCAAGAGCCATCCCGAGGAAGGCGTTTACCCCTACTACGGTCCGGAGCCGTTCGGGTTCGACATGGTCGAAGCGAACGTTGCGGGCGATATTGTCGACCTGACGGGTACCGGCCAGACGATTACGCCCGAGAGCGGCGCGGTTGCGGTCCTCGGGCTCGATCTGAGCACGAACCGCGGCACGGACGGTATCGCGGCGGAAGGCGCGAGCGGCAGCGGCGGGGCGGCGCAGTTCAACGTGCCCGGCGCCGGTTGGACGGGCGGCGCGTTTGCCGGTTTGTTCCTGATCGACAGCAGCTTCACGCAGTGGCGCATCATTTCTAACACGTCGAACCGGCTAAATCTCGATGCGCCGGCGAACGCCAGCGGCACGCCTACGAACGGCGCGTGGAAGATTGTACGAGACCCGACCTTCCTCGAGCAGGTCATTGTCGAATTGTACGACCGCGACAACGACGGCGAATTCAATTTCCTCGATGACTTCGCGCCGATGGACATCGACCCGGAGATCAGCGGCCTCGCGATTTACCGAGACAACGACAACAACGCGTCCAACGAAAACGGCGTATTCGACGAAGGCGACTTGCCGGTGCAGTTGGACTATGCGCCGTTCCAGATCGGTCAGGCCGGCGAACCGTTGACCCAGCTCATGATGGTTTTCTCGACGCCGGGAACGGACGACATCCCGATTAACATGACGAACCAGACGCGGTACCGCCAATGGATTCCGGACACGTTCGGTACCGGCAATGACGATCCGAATAACGGGCCGGACTTCTTCATCGTGATTCGCACGTCGGATGGCATCACGTTGGGTGACGATTTCGGCGTGGGTATCGCCTCGTGGGGCCCGAATACGCCGACTGAACCGGACCCGGACACGTTCCCGCCGCCCCCTGCGTCGCGCGCGGGCGAGTTCGACGTGTTCAGCGAGTTCCCGTGGGGCGCGCGCGCGGTCGGGTTGATCACGATCTTCACGACGAACCCGTACTACAAGCAGTTCCCGGAAGAGGACAACAGCGGGTTCGAGTGGGTACGCTCGTCGATCAACAAACAGACCCAGACGCGAACCATCACGACGGTTGACGAGGTTTCGCAGCCGGACGACCTCATCATCACGGAGGTGTCCCCGGATACCTTGCCGGAGGAAGTTGTCGGCGACGGACTGACGCTGCTCATCACGGGCCAGAACTTCGGCGCGTCGCCAACGGCCACGCTGGATGACATCGCGTTGACAATCGTCTCGTCGTCGAACACGTCGATCACCGCGATCATCCCGGGCGGATCGATGCTCGATACGGACGGTGACGGGAACGTGTCGTTGCGCGTGGAGAACCCGGCGAACGGCGACTTTGACCGATTCAATGACTTTACGATCGTGCCGGGTCCGGGTGGCGGCACTGGACCGACGATCACGTCGATCGACCCGGATCAAGGCACGAAGAACGACTTCCCGGTTACGATTACGGGCACGAACTTCGACGACCCGACGGTGACGTTCGAGGGCGTAATCATGCCGATTCAGGGCACGCCGACGAGCACGACCATCGTCGTCGGTTTCCCGACGGGCGGATTGCCGTTTACGGGGCTGTTGGACGTTCAGGTCAGGAACAGCAACGGTCTGCTGGCCGTGAAAGCGAACGGATTTAACTACATCAACTCGCCGACTGGCGGCGGTGGTGGCGGCGGGTTCGGCGGCGGCGGTGGATTACCGCTCGGCGGTTGCTTCATCGCGACAGCCGCATACGGGTCGCCGTTCGAGTCGCACCTCGATACGTTCCGTTCCTTCCGCGACGAGGTGCTGCTGAAGACCGCGCCGGGCACGGCGATGGTCGAGGCGTACTACACGTTGAGCCCGGCCATGGCGGATACGGTTGCCGAGTACCCGGCGCTCGCGTACGTTGTGCGTATCGTGCTGACTCCGGTAGCATGGGTACTCGAGTCGCCGGTCTTGTCGGCGATGTTGCTCGTCTTGACGATTGGTGGGGTCGTCGCGTCGCGCGCGCGGAAGAAGCGCGCGGGCGCCGTGTCGCCATCGCGATAG